Below is a genomic region from Vicia villosa cultivar HV-30 ecotype Madison, WI unplaced genomic scaffold, Vvil1.0 ctg.000547F_1_1, whole genome shotgun sequence.
atggaaaactattttgacttgagaccaaagacattggttagaggactcttcaaggtttccaaaAAGCCCTGTAACACCTTCATAGGCTAAACTTTGAGTGAGTTATGATCGTCAGAAGTTGGAGAAATTGGAAgaaatgcatgaaaccctaaatgAGAAATTTTGGTTTGTCAAGTAATGGGCGCATATTTTTGTGTTAGTCACGTGATTCCAAACTCCTAGGAGGCCCATAAgtctatttatatttattttatgatttttatttcttttattttgagtttatttatttaaattcaaataaagccaaataaaatcataaattaaataacaaaagaTTATGAGTTTAGTTTCAATCTTTTTCTCTCATTCTAAAATTATTTTGGGACCCATAATTCAATCTcacataattatttttttgatttttattcttttattttgagtttatttatttaaattcaaaattaaatcaataaaatcataatttaattggcAAAATTTATGTGATTGATTCTATTAATCCTAATTGATTCAATAACACATGAAAGGCAAGATTGGGGAGAGATTGAACAAATTTGGTAAGGTTTCATattgattttcaatcaattttttttttcaaattttttttctcatttatcTCTTGATTTAATTCCAATTTTCTTTGCCCTAATCCATTCATTATATAAACACAATAAACTATGTCTCTCTCCCACGAAATTCGTTGTTCCAAAACCCTAAccatattcacaaaaatatcaaaaagtgtGGAATCCGAATTCCTTGTTCCAGCCCCATTCAAAGCCAACTAACCATTCAATTATCATCCTAAGGTAATCTGGAGTGAGTATGAACTGATATATGATCCCCATACACGTAAAATTCCATGGCATGCTTCATCCATATTCGTTCAATCTTATGATTTTCGTGTTTCATTATCCAATGCATCTCAATATGATTCAATACTTCTCATGTGTTTATAATGATGTTTAGAACAGGTTTGACGAATTATATGAAAGATTCGAGTCCTAAATAAAGCTCTACCATTGTTAGGGATTTGAACATATATTCTTCGGATTTCCATGTACAAACACTTTTAGACCATGAAAATCACACCATGGGATTCGTAGTGTTTTGAATACACGATCTGGGCCGTTGGTATGCATTGCTCAAGTTGTTTTTGTAGGTTGCAGGTGATCACTATTGATGATAACGCATTCAAAGGAAAAACCGCAAGAAAAACCGCAGCAAAAACTgtgggaaaatccgcaggaaagctGGGTTTAGAACTTGTTAAGGATGGTGAACAGTAGTGGGGCACGCGTGGCGCAGAATTACTCGCCGGTCAACCAATCTATTCTCTCTCTCCGCGAGTGCGTTGCGCTGATTGGTCAGTCAATTTGTCCACGCCCTCTCTCCAGTTCCTATTGGCTCACGACGGCGTCTTAGGGCCAACGTTTGACTTCTTTTCTGAATCCCATTAACCAATATATTTCCTATTTATTGTTTTAAATGAATTAGACTAACAATTAAAGGAGTGCAGCTGAATGGAAGAAGATCATGTGACAACCCCCAAAGTCATGGGTTCAAACCCAGTTGAAGacattgttttatgttttatttaactCACGGATCCAGTGCTCACGCCCAGTACCAGATCACCGTATTCCCTCCAATCATCACCGATAGATCCTCATCAAAGAGGGATCCAACGCCCAGGATTGAAGGTGCATCTCAAGGACCCTCAGGCCAGTCACACTGGATCAGAGCTAAGATTTCTAaaccttttttatatatataattaattgtatttttttcttaCATCAATTGTTTCACTAATTataaatcattattatttatttcttttttctaaaaatcatataaatagaTACAAATCatataattatgatatttaatagAATGTTCGACTTTTGTTATTTAAACATcaaaattattcaattatttcgaattaggatttaggtttttacTGATTAATTTTTGGTATAATTTTAAACTTTAGTCTGTAGGTTTTAACCTTAggatttctttgacttttgcccCTGACTCTAAGCCTTACAAACCTTGTGgatcacaataagttttcttgaataaccctttagggtttataaactttctagggttttttatCAATTTGGGTTTGAATtagttaatgcactaacacttctcttcttcatgcctacttttcagggttaatcagaaATCTTCCGACTACACGCCCaaccaatcaaaagctaagtttctaatcctttgcttgtttaataatatttttatttttgtttttttatttatttttgccttctaAAAATTAGAGTTTGCCTCACTAATTAATGAATTTGTTCTACACTTACCGCTATCATTTTCCGTctaaattctcagatgatcagagtcaatcaagggaTCGAGGAGAATCAAGGCGCTCAAagattttttctatttatttttctgttaccctataagggtttttcttctgccttttaattcccctatcccgcaggtgtttattgtaatagctaggatttttattttcttgCCTTTAATTTCTAcgattttaaactgcgtggttagtaatcttagggagtgcaagcctttaatagaattagaataactataattataagataaatattatccgAATACAATcgcgtgattggtgcacacactcacctttagggtaacccttcttgttgcctttgttgcctgttgccttaagaatgatgccttaaaatagtcaagtccctcgattccgaggatacctaaagcaaatgttgccctcagttcattcatcatagattttgtccccattgctaatgtatcctcgcctgttgcctaaaggttaaaatgactattttatccttcccttagactacatgccctctttatggcatgggacagtcttatggcgaacgatacgtttctcgatgacccgcacatccaattgaaagacttcctgccttcttatggtacggatagatcctttcgcctcgaaaagctaaaagaacaaattttctaacttagggtagttgctactaattgcttgctctaaattcaaaactcttttcccactcttttcaaatcaaattcaaaaagactacgcttatttacaagctaaagttcttcttcgaaaatcttttcagaccattcaaacatttcaaacaaagtgagctaagcaattaagagcccatggataaccatggatacaaaggatgccttacaccttccctttgtataacttaccccccgaactcaaaatcttttcaaaaggtattttcctgttcttttagcctttccaattggataaaataaaagtcggtgacgactcttgcttaaccgcgacatttcgattaaaaagtcagttcaccgtattacatactTGCACTCCAATTACTCTCTCTTCTCATTTTGGCATCGAAGTACCTTGCAGGCGTGAAAGTAGATGAAACGGTCCACTTCCTCGGGCTCAGATTCCTCGGGGAATCTCGAGAAGGAACGCTTTTGTGGCTCTCCGCGGGCAAAAGACACAAACATGATGCTTATGAGGACAATGATTCCGAAGAGCTTTAAGTCATTGCTCCTCTTGGAATCAaagacttggggggctcctgttctggttttggccgagcaggcccaacactTAGGTTATGGCCGAACAGGCCCAACCTTGTGGACGTGGTCGAACAGGCCCAACTCTGTTCCTGGCCCAATACACGTGTGCGCCCGTTGTAATTGTCAATCCCACGTGCGCCCACGTGGTCAAACCCACTAGCGATGGACTCGAGAAGCTTGCTTCAAACTATACGCTCCACTTATCTAGAACTTGAGGCttctgctgactcagccctacgACGTAGGATTCTGGAAATTTCCTTGAACGTGGGCCTCCCATGGATTTGGCCTAATTAGGAATTCTTGGCCCAACACTAGggttataaataccctctttcaataGAGAGTTAGGTAACATCATTCATTCTTTCTTTTACCTTGTACTTGCACTCCGATTGCtctctcttctcactttggcatcgaaGTACCTTGCAGGCGTGAAAGTAGATGAAACGATCCACCTCCTCGGGCTCAGATTCCTCGGGGAATCTCGAGAAGGAACGCTTTTGTGGCTCTCCGCGGGCAAAAGACACAAACATGATGCTTATGAGGACATTGATTCCGAAGAGATTTAAGTCATTGCTCCTCTTGGAAGCAaagacttggggggctcctgttctggttttggccgagcaggcccaacactTAGGTTATGGCCGAACAGGCCCAACCTTGTGGTCGTGGTCGAACAGGCCCAACTTTGTTCCTGGCCCAATACACGTGTGTGTTAGTCGTTGTAACTGTCAATCCCACGTGCGCCCACGTGGTCAAACCCACTAGCGAGGGACTCGGGCAACTTGCTCCAAACCATACACTCCACTTATCCAGAACTTGAGGTTTCTGCTGACTCAGCCATACCACGTAGGATTCTGACAATTTTGTAGCACGTGGGCCTCCCATGGATTTGGCCTAATTAGGAAGTCTTGGCCCAGCACTGGGGGATATAAATACCCTCTTCCAATATAGAGTTAGGTAACATCATTCATTCTTTCTTTTATCTTGTATTTGCACTCCAATTGTtctctcttctcactttggcatcgaaGTACCTTACAggtacacccccccccccccccccaatttaCAAAGATCCAATTCGTTGCAGGTCGCGAagatccttctgatcaggtacggtcatttatgatccaaaaatgatatacgggaaaaaaattattaataatttaaatattttaacataaaaaaaatctattattgatctcaatatatttttttttagtcttctatttaaaataaatatattatataaacaacTGTGCGtgacccgtgcatacgcacgttACTTTATTAAAACTCTATTCAATGATTATAGTATTTAAAGGTAATAATCCATTAGTTACATAATCCATTTTTTCCAGCATCAAATAGCATCTAAAGGTAATTCTCACGTTGTTTATTTGAATTGTATCCAATTTTCTAGGAAGACTTTTCCCAAGCAATATATATGGTTGTAATCTTAAGATACCATGCCCAATATTCAAATATGCTAATCATCTATCTATTTATTTGAAGTAAACACATTCATTCGACATGAAAACCCATACATGTTCCAAGCAGTATAGAAAACAAAATGGGTTAATAACTATCAAATTGATCCAATCAAAATGTACAATCTTGAATATGTTCTATACTAGATATATAGTAGGAACTGCATCTCACAACCAACGTTTCAGTTGTAACTGTATCAACTTCAGAGTACATCCTCCTACAGGCTGTAAGAGGCGCTGAATTAGCAGCAGTGTCGTAAATCATAAAACCTTAAATCGGAGCTCTGTTTCCTTCCATTTCCAAAGGCTCTTGGTTCTGTTGACATTGGTTAGTTTCCATTCTTTTTTGGCTCTATGTAGCTCCATCCAATTCCTGCACAAATGGTAAAAGTATTTATGAAGGCTTTATAGATGTGAGGGCTCAAGCATAGGCTACTAAGCCAGTTTCCGTAACTAACTAATAACCAAACGCTGTCTCAGCTTAACAAACTAAAACCAGAAAACGGAAACTTCTACAAAAGTCAATGAAATATAGAAATTCTCAATATGTTTGGTCTCTTGAGAATGAAAAGTAGAAAATAAAAGATACTCATTCTGATACTTGGCTACCAGGCTAATGAGGCATATGAGGGCAACCAAAAAGGCTAATTCTTCTAAATATTTGGAAGCCATTACATCCAGGGGATGTTCAAATAAACCGGTTATTGGATTTATCCATATCCATATCCATATCCGGTTATTAAAAACCGATTAATTATCaatatggttttaaccaaatccatattttagatatattattaatatggttttaaccaaatccatattttggatatattattaatatggttttaaccaaatccataTTTTGGATATCCTTATCCAACATAAAAATTTAATTggtctattatttttaaataaaaaaaaatttaaaatattttgcagaaagaaaaaaaaaacataaaaatgaaaaGTCGAGTTTCTCGAAAGTTCGAAAAAATCGAATTTTctgaaaataccaaaaaaacGAGTTTTTCGGAAATACGAAAAATGCAAAAACTAGTTTTTTCGGAAAcacaaaaaaattgagtttttttcagAAACATGAAAAAATcgagtattttgaaaaaatcgagtttttttgaaaaaatcgtgTCCTTACAAAATATGAAAAGTCGATttctcaaaaaaatatattattttaataacttaatttaaaattaaatttttaaatttaaaaccgaTTATAAAATCTGGTCATGGATATAgccggttttaaaaaaataaatccgGTTAtgaaaattggttttaaaatccGGTTATACCAAATGGATAATATATGGATATGGATTGGTTATGTAATTGTACAAGAACCATTGGATATGTAATTTACATCAAATGGTTATTGAACAATTACTATAAAGCTTtacatgaaaatttaaaattgaagagcatccaaaatataattttcattctCCATTAAAATCAAGCACCAGAACAATTATATGAGAAATAATAGATAGTTTGGAACTCTAATTGAAGGAGGGGGAGAAAGAATGAGATGCCGAAAATTAATATCTAATGAATTCCATAAAAAGTTCAGGTATTACCTGGGGCCAATGCTAGCATTACAGAATCATTTACAATATTCTAATGGTCTTTGACTCTTTGTAAATGAAGTTTAGATATATTTTTTCTTGAATATTTTTTTCATCAGCTATATTTGTTTCTTCTTATTACAGAACTACTATTATTTTTCCAATGTTCATAGAAATACTATATATGATACAATCAGCTGTTTATGGAAAAAGTTCCTATCAAGTCAATTATCACTTAAGTTAAGTGTTCAATTTAGAATCTATTTCTTGCAAATATTCAACAGGTTGATATTCCCAAAGGTAATAAGGTTGCTAATATGATCAACTATATTTTGTTGACAGTATTTTTGTTGGTTTGCTACTTTGCTTTAAACTTTAAAGTACCATACTACATTATTCAGGTTAGAGATTATCCTAACTATCTAGTATACAGACATAACACATACTACATAACATTCAAATTCAAcaggataaaaaaaatatttccacaTCTAAGATTTTGGGGTAGGAATCATCCTATTAAGTACTAGATGACGATATTACTTGAAAACTATCTCTCCAATTCTCACTTGCTTTGTGCGAGTTAAAATGTAGGAACCCGTGTTTTTCACAAATTAAATAATACGAACCGTGTTTTCTCACAAATTAAATAAtaggaaaaaatttagaaatCATTTTCAAACCACAAAATGATCTCTAAATTCTAGTGCCTAATAAAACACAAATTTTACTTATGCCTAGAGCGAGAAGCTAAAGGGGAGACTGCAAATTAAAATGGTAAAGCATAACTTGCTTGCATTAACTCCAAGTATTTCTTTTAAGACTCTAGTAATTAGTATTGTTTTACATACTCATTGTGACCACTTTCATATCTATCAATTTTTTCCTAATTTTTTCACTAAGAATCACATGCGTGATTCATATTGATTTTCCATGTTCATAATGAATGAGACAAGATCTGAAACAAACATTATGAAATTTGTACAGGGGTTAGTAGACACTTTAGCAGACATACTAGTGCTTTGGTTTAATAGGtaagtttaaattaaaaaatcgaATCACAAATCATCCAAAGAAACCTATAATTGTGAAATAAAAGATAATACGTAAACAGAGAATCAACGAAACAAACTATCAAAGAAAAGAGAATAACATATCAATTTTTCAAGCTACATATGCAATCAACCACTAATGAACAATGATAAATAAAGATCAATAAAGTCACTAGTAACTAGAACAAGTATATAATAAGTAACATAAACATAACAAATAAGTTGCAATTGAGTCTAAAGTTCAAGTCACATAGTACCTACCACATTGATATATTCGCATTAGAAACaaggtgataccaaactctcaatgTAGACTTCAGGGGAAAGCCAATCATCgatgttttgaatcatttgaatcTTAAAAGCACCGTTTTTGAAATCACAAATGGCCaaattcattttcttcttcatcaGCACTAGGTCATCCTTGGAAATCCATATTGGCCTTGTATGTATATCATAGAAAGATTCTTCCCTGCGAGGAACACGGAACAACTGAGTCCAAGACTCTTCATTTCCATATTCCTTCATCATCCAAACAGTAGAAGATGTGTAACTATGAGCAAAGATACACAAACAATCTCGCAAAACATCCAAGATCACACTATACACAACTTCCCCATAGTACGTGGGAGGCAAAAGTTTTCGGCATGACTCATTCAccaaatcaaaagaaacaatcCTATAATCATCAAACGAAAACCAGTTGAGTGTGCCACTAGCTAATTTGAGCGATCTCCTGGTCGGGACAGGAAAGTCACCTGGAATCATTCTCCAAGAATTAGTACCCAACGTATGAACCTTTATTTTAGCATCTTCAAGAATTCCTTCGTCAACAACACAAACCACCTTATAATTATCAATTAAAGTATCAAACCCAATACCATATGCGGTAACTGGAGGAAAACCACCTATAGAAGGTAATGTTTTGGATTTTTGAATGGAAGGGTTCCACAAAATAACAGAGCGGTTGACCTCCAGACAAAACATTCCGTCACAAGAGCCAAAGATACAGTAGAATGGTTCTTTGAAAGTGAAAGGATACTCGTGCCGAGTGGCGTAATCGGTGACAATGCTGAAGCTGGAGTGAAGTGGGTAAGAAAGTACATCGGACACGCTACTGCAGAACAAAAGGAGGCGGTGGCAGGGAGTTGACAAGCGAAGATGTTTTCTTATGAATTTGGGATCAGAAATTAGGGTATTTAAGGACTTACATAGACATCGAAGTTGAAGGAGAAGCTTCACCGGCAAACGACATAGAATTTCTACTACAATTTCAAATGGAAGAGCTGGTAATGGCGATGCGTCAAGTGACAAAGTTGTTAGGGTTTCGGTAACCGCGGTCGTTTCATCCATCTAAGAATGAGAAGAAACTGCTATAGACTATAGGTATTAAGCGTAATACATGTACATGTGCCCTAAGGATGAAACGACCGCATGTTAAGAAATATATTAATAGAAAATTTCCCTTgaaaaagacaataaaatattaattataattttttttttctgttaACCGACCGGTATCCGCGGGGGAAAGGGGCCCCACGTGACTAATCCGAACCCGGGCTCGGAGGCGACGGCACCGTGGCCCACCCAGGTACTAGCCGGTTCCGTCCCATTTTGAAGAAAGCTCATTTGCCAACTGAGCCAACCCTTTGaggttttaattataaatttttagtaaatatattacacaattttcaataaaaaattgcTATATTTAGCTCTTAACATTAACATGTGTTTTTATGATACATGTTAACATGTGTTTTTTTCTAAAAACTGctatcttatttttttattttttggctaacaatttaaaatcataatattaaattgagttttctattttttaatttaaaaatatttagatcatttatAATAAACATTtagaaaaaaaaacctaaatattTATGTTTGAAAAGGAACCGCTAGTATGCTTTTATAATAAGGTGATATCTAAATTAACCACCAACTAAATAGTGGTTTATGGTGGACCAAAATTTTTAGCCATTAAATTATTCTTAAGGGACAAAAATATagaattttcatattttcaaggagtgatacaattttttttataagagataAACTGAATCTCATCTATATATTGCAGGAGATAAAGTGGTATTAAACTATAAATTAAATAGGCAACGCAATGATCATTTATAATAGGGTGTATCAGTAGACTCCTCTAAAGATAGcattcaaaataatattttttaagaggTCTGAAACAATGGACAACGGTAATGGGGTCCAGAAGAGGGTTGCGAACAGGAATGCTAGGAGGGCGAGAGGCGCAAGATGGGATGCAGCAGGGTATGGAGGAAGGAAGGAGGCAGGTGGAAGCACAATGTTCTTCTTTACAGGGTTCGATGATAAATGGAAGGCGAAAGActtgtattttgaatttaaagAGTTAGGGGAGATAGATGAGGTTTTCATTCCCCCGAAAAGGGATAGGAAAGGGAGAAGCTATGGTTTtgtttgtaacatcccgatttttattaatatttttattaattatagtagtaattatattatttggtgtttttaataattacttatttatttagttattatgtgatataataattatttaaatatttaattatgtgagtgttagtgttgtttgacttaattgagttattagagagaaataactaaatgggcctaagtgatagaaacataatggatggattggtgggttaagtcCAATTGGAATAAGATAGATAGTAAGAgtagaaagttagggttttagagttggagtctcataactcattttgggggagaaagaagagagaagagaaaaaaagggaggagcacttgaaagaagaagaaaaattatggaggaagcctcaattttcgtagcaagtttcagcatagagtcaccttggaaaaacggacgtatctctcaatccaaccgttggatcgttgcggtacttggacacaacgttcctaactcatagaggtaagttctgaccggagagattttgattttgagggtttgaagttcgtctgataagctgattcccgaactggtttttaggtgtgtctccaaatgatgttagaaaggatttcttttggaaaaaagcttagagctatggtgaaagagtccaaatttaccaaggtaagggggagaatccttataaTTATGGGTTAGTCTGATTGGATCAAAgtgtagattaacatgatttaggaattttgttcttcaaattttaggttttgacatgtttagggTGAAACCCCTAAATTTCTATGATTTGCGATTATTCGGTTTTGATGATAATCTTTGATATGTGATAATTAATTGtgtttggaatatacttggacttagattaattattcggtttattgataaattacggtattttgagaattcgaccgtaattgtgttttggcttgaatatttatgttgagaataatatattgctatgccaatgatgttgttttgataatgattCTCTATGGGTAGCCGTATGGCATGAATCCTAGCGATTAGTTGATTGATTGTGAAAGTGTgtattcacacacacacacacacagatatatatatatatatatatatatatatatatatatatatatatatatatatatatatatatatatatattggcaaatatgaattaacatgagatagtatgattactagtgttaattggaattTGTGTTCGTATTTGATAATTGGCCTATATATGTGAATAGTATATTCGTTATGAATGTGTatatgtacaattggtggataattcatagagttgaattattgtgatatctggaatgttaagatggtagagatgatcttaattgcatatgtgttggtGATAATTGTACATACATTTATAGCATAGTTTGTCTTGAGATAgtggtggtttgctttgaaatagAAGTGATGGCTTGATCCTTGAGATGGATATAGAAGCGATaagctatatgtttacgtttggtgggctttggtcttgtccagatcggaagcgtggcttggattctagatattgaatcggaaagcggtgaaacgttgggttcacatttggtaccacatacatagagtcacatgtcttgcattgagtcacataggtgttatgtgatgtttgaatatatgcaattatgtgattgttatgtgtgtatgagatgtgataattgaatttggtgatgtttggaaATCAAATGGGCGCTCCACCTTACTAAACTAATTCTGGAAGtctgaaaataaaactaaagggcacttgatttccggtgtagaaatcaaATGCAGAGGCTGGAAACAGGAAATTGAAAGGAAGCTGGAAAAATAAATTGGTTTTAACTGTATGCTGAATCTAGGTTAAAAACTTCCGAATCTAGAAATATTATTTCTGTTTTCTTTTATAGTTGTGCTTCAGAAACTGCAATTGAGAGAATTTAAGAAGAGTGGAGGTGGTTGTTGAAGAATCGATAGCCCTTGAGAAATTTGCGGAGAGAAAACATTGAAGAAGTTGAGTCGTTGCTGAAGCTGAACGTGTGGAGAAGAATCTGAAAATAGAAAACAATGCTTGTGGCGGGGGGCACAAGCCAAGGGACGGACGTCCCATGTTCTTTTCACTAGGGGCGGAGGGCACAAGAGGAGGTGGGCGCCCATTattccttttcttcttcttcacgtGATTGTGAGGTGGGGTGGGGGGCACATATGAAGGTGGGCGCCCCACCttgctttaatttttttattttttttcttctgcaTTCTTCTTCAGTCCATTGGGCCTCAAATCTTTGGGCGTtgcattttctttatttcttcacCAAATAGTTCACCCAATTTCTTTATTTCCCTTCTTTTTTACGAACTTGAGATAAATCAAATACctgaaatataataaaaataccagcataatactaatataaaataatataattaaagtaaaataaatacataatttaTGTTAATCGAATCAAATATACGATATAATTTTGTGTTATCAAACTCCCGTATACTTGAACCTTTACTTGTCTTCAAGCAAATAATCAGTAAAAATAGTTAGACAATAAAAACTTAATGCAGACTCATGACACCGTTCGAGTTGTACTTGGCTACGGAGTGTTTTTGTTAGAACTCTATGAGGCTAATCTCAACACTAAAAGTATAGtaacgacactagacaactccaccATATGCATACCAATTGAGTGAAATTGAGACAATATTATTACCGTCTCGACACTCTAAAACCTCTGAGTATGCAAGACCGAT
It encodes:
- the LOC131629306 gene encoding F-box/kelch-repeat protein At3g23880-like isoform X1; the protein is MDETTAVTETLTTLSLDASPLPALPFEIVVEILCRLPVKLLLQLRCLCKSLNTLISDPKFIRKHLRLSTPCHRLLLFCSSVSDVLSYPLHSSFSIVTDYATRHEYPFTFKEPFYCIFGSCDGMFCLEVNRSVILWNPSIQKSKTLPSIGGFPPVTAYGIGFDTLIDNYKVVCVVDEGILEDAKIKVHTLGTNSWRMIPGDFPVPTRRSLKLASGTLNWFSFDDYRIVSFDLVNESCRKLLPPTYYGEVVYSVILDVLRDCLCIFAHSYTSSTVWMMKEYGNEESWTQLFRVPRREESFYDIHTRPIWISKDDLVLMKKKMNLAICDFKNGAFKIQMIQNIDDWLSPEVYIESLVSPCF
- the LOC131629306 gene encoding F-box/kelch-repeat protein At3g23880-like isoform X2, with protein sequence MSFAGEASPSTSMSISVSDVLSYPLHSSFSIVTDYATRHEYPFTFKEPFYCIFGSCDGMFCLEVNRSVILWNPSIQKSKTLPSIGGFPPVTAYGIGFDTLIDNYKVVCVVDEGILEDAKIKVHTLGTNSWRMIPGDFPVPTRRSLKLASGTLNWFSFDDYRIVSFDLVNESCRKLLPPTYYGEVVYSVILDVLRDCLCIFAHSYTSSTVWMMKEYGNEESWTQLFRVPRREESFYDIHTRPIWISKDDLVLMKKKMNLAICDFKNGAFKIQMIQNIDDWLSPEVYIESLVSPCF